One segment of Egicoccus sp. AB-alg2 DNA contains the following:
- a CDS encoding septum formation initiator family protein yields the protein MTGPSTRPDERRELRRRQRRRRRGGDRRGPLPVQLAAHRVTEAVGAARRGVKRAVRGDRPLILVLVGAVVLSVLMLSGPAQRYLDTRERVDGLAGKAEALEQANAQLERRQRDLQDPTNIELLAREQQGFIRPGEVPYTLIPPEVERPRITAPREQAPPPSDEAWYARLWEAVHGWLG from the coding sequence ATGACCGGTCCGTCGACGCGCCCCGACGAACGCCGCGAGCTGCGGCGACGGCAGCGCCGCCGCCGTCGCGGGGGCGACCGTCGCGGGCCGCTGCCGGTGCAGCTGGCCGCCCACCGGGTCACGGAAGCGGTCGGCGCCGCCCGCCGCGGCGTCAAGCGCGCCGTGCGCGGGGACCGGCCGCTGATCCTCGTGCTCGTCGGCGCGGTCGTGCTGTCGGTGCTGATGCTGTCCGGCCCGGCGCAGCGCTACCTCGACACCCGTGAGCGCGTCGACGGCCTGGCCGGCAAGGCCGAGGCGCTCGAGCAGGCCAACGCCCAGCTCGAGCGGCGCCAACGCGACCTGCAGGACCCCACCAACATCGAGTTGCTGGCCCGTGAGCAGCAGGGCTTCATCCGGCCGGGCGAGGTGCCCTACACGCTCATCCCGCCGGAGGTCGAGCGGCCGCGCATCACGGCGCCGCGCGAGCAGGCGCCGCCGCCATCGGACGAGGCCTGGTACGCCCGGCTGTGGGAGGCCGTCCACGGCTGGCTCGGCTGA
- a CDS encoding DUF501 domain-containing protein, with protein MVPPLASGPQPDAVRPDPHASYERALAAPRADRHARAVVSAQLGRPSRGNPAIVHTCVFGLPTVVRVDPRLDDGTPFPTTFWLTCPVMRSRVGRLEADHAMVGLNERLQTDEDFAAAYAAAHERYVATRDTLGEPLPGDPGAGGMPGHIKCLHVHAGHTLATGDNVVGQWTVQHSTPAPCRGPCVSAEEVARRMERDG; from the coding sequence GTGGTGCCGCCGCTCGCCAGCGGCCCACAGCCGGACGCGGTCCGGCCCGATCCGCACGCCTCCTACGAGCGGGCGCTGGCCGCGCCGCGTGCCGACCGCCATGCGCGTGCGGTCGTGTCCGCGCAACTCGGGCGGCCCTCGCGCGGCAACCCGGCGATCGTGCACACGTGCGTGTTCGGACTGCCGACGGTGGTGCGCGTCGATCCGCGCCTGGACGACGGCACGCCGTTTCCCACCACGTTCTGGCTCACCTGCCCGGTGATGCGCTCGCGGGTGGGGCGGCTGGAGGCCGACCACGCCATGGTCGGCCTCAACGAGCGTCTGCAGACCGACGAGGACTTCGCCGCCGCCTACGCGGCGGCGCACGAGCGCTACGTCGCCACCCGCGACACGCTCGGTGAGCCGCTGCCCGGCGACCCCGGTGCCGGCGGCATGCCGGGGCACATCAAGTGCCTGCACGTCCACGCCGGCCACACCCTGGCGACCGGGGACAACGTCGTCGGGCAGTGGACCGTGCAGCACAGCACGCCGGCGCCGTGCCGCGGCCCGTGCGTGAGCGCCGAGGAGGTCGCCCGGCGCATGGAGCGGGACGGATGA
- a CDS encoding nucleoside deaminase — translation MLRSWLDVALEEAVQGAEEGGIPIGAALIGADGQVLGRGHNRRVQEDDPSIHGETDAFRRAGRQRTYRGTTMVTTLSPCWYCSGLVRQFGISRVVIGEARTFHGGHDWLAEHGVEVHVLDDQRCFDLLQRFIAAHPAVWNEDIGDE, via the coding sequence ATGCTGCGCTCCTGGCTCGACGTGGCGCTCGAGGAGGCGGTCCAAGGGGCCGAGGAGGGCGGCATCCCGATCGGGGCCGCGCTGATCGGCGCCGACGGGCAGGTCCTAGGGCGCGGCCACAACCGGCGGGTCCAGGAGGACGACCCGTCCATCCACGGCGAGACCGACGCGTTCCGTCGGGCCGGGCGTCAACGCACCTATCGCGGCACGACGATGGTCACGACCCTCTCGCCGTGCTGGTACTGCTCCGGGCTGGTCCGCCAGTTCGGCATCTCACGCGTCGTCATCGGGGAGGCGCGCACCTTCCACGGGGGCCACGACTGGCTCGCCGAGCACGGGGTCGAGGTCCACGTGCTCGACGACCAGCGCTGCTTCGACCTCCTGCAGCGGTTCATCGCCGCCCATCCGGCGGTCTGGAACGAGGACATCGGTGATGAGTGA
- the codB gene encoding cytosine permease, whose product MSDMAETRAPKPAKLDPDYPLQIVPARARKSVWSLGIVLLGFTFFTPTMLAGAGIAPNFSFTAFLGVALLGAAVLGVYVSVLGAIGARTGLTTVVMSRYAFGSSGAKLVSLLLGGTQIGWYGVTVATLALLTQQVTGLDGPVWRWVLVIVGGAVMGVTAYYGYRGMELLSIVSVPLLLILAGWVTWRSMLEIGDQGGLGAITGSGEMSIAVAVTAIVGTFASGGTQAPNWTRFARTPGQGFGSAAIAFFLGELLMIFFGGIGALAFGIGDFVEVLFALNLVGWGLVFLVANLWTTNDNTAYNFGVAGAELFNANTKKPFVIGGVAIGTLLALPIYDNLIGYLAWLGITIPAIGGVIIGDFLANWRRGMPEPLLHRFPAVRWENIAVYAVATFVAWLSSRQGWLIPPINAIVLAVVGSYLVGRRTSRDLVVPETSA is encoded by the coding sequence ATGAGTGACATGGCGGAGACGCGGGCGCCCAAGCCCGCGAAGCTCGATCCCGACTATCCCCTGCAGATCGTCCCGGCACGCGCACGCAAGAGCGTGTGGTCGCTCGGGATCGTCCTGCTCGGCTTCACCTTCTTCACGCCGACGATGCTGGCCGGGGCCGGCATCGCGCCCAACTTCTCGTTCACCGCCTTCCTCGGCGTGGCCCTGCTCGGCGCGGCCGTGCTCGGGGTCTACGTGTCGGTCCTGGGGGCCATCGGCGCCCGCACGGGGCTGACCACCGTGGTCATGTCGCGCTACGCGTTCGGCTCCAGCGGCGCCAAGCTGGTCTCACTGCTGCTCGGCGGGACCCAGATCGGCTGGTACGGCGTGACCGTCGCCACGCTCGCGCTGCTGACCCAGCAGGTCACCGGCCTGGACGGCCCCGTGTGGCGCTGGGTGCTCGTGATCGTCGGCGGAGCCGTCATGGGCGTCACCGCCTACTACGGCTATCGCGGCATGGAACTGCTGTCGATCGTGTCCGTCCCGCTGCTGCTGATCCTCGCCGGCTGGGTGACGTGGCGATCGATGCTGGAGATCGGCGACCAGGGCGGTCTGGGGGCCATCACCGGCAGCGGCGAGATGTCGATCGCCGTCGCGGTCACCGCAATCGTGGGCACGTTCGCCTCCGGAGGCACGCAGGCGCCGAACTGGACCCGATTCGCTCGCACGCCGGGACAGGGCTTCGGCTCGGCCGCCATCGCGTTCTTCCTCGGCGAGCTGCTGATGATCTTCTTCGGCGGCATCGGCGCGCTGGCCTTCGGCATCGGCGACTTCGTCGAGGTGCTGTTCGCGCTGAACCTCGTCGGCTGGGGCCTGGTCTTCCTCGTCGCCAACCTGTGGACCACCAACGACAACACCGCCTACAACTTCGGTGTCGCCGGCGCCGAGCTGTTCAACGCCAACACCAAGAAGCCGTTCGTGATCGGCGGGGTCGCCATCGGCACGCTGCTCGCGCTGCCCATCTACGACAACCTGATCGGCTACCTCGCATGGCTCGGGATCACCATCCCGGCCATCGGCGGGGTGATCATCGGCGACTTCCTGGCCAACTGGCGGCGCGGGATGCCCGAGCCGCTCCTCCACCGTTTCCCCGCCGTCCGCTGGGAGAACATCGCCGTGTATGCGGTGGCCACCTTCGTCGCCTGGCTCTCCAGCCGGCAGGGCTGGCTGATCCCGCCGATCAACGCGATCGTGCTGGCGGTCGTCGGCTCGTACCTCGTCGGCCGGCGGACGTCGCGTGACCTGGTGGTCCCCGAGACCTCGGCCTGA
- a CDS encoding exopolyphosphatase, which yields MTASRAAVDVGTNSVRLLVTDGDGHRVTRELTITRLGAGVDRNGRLDDAALQRTLDTIRRYRDQWVAAGVTDRVRIAATSAVRDAADRDRFFDGVHDIAGVDAEVLTGDQEAALTFAGAAAAVDVVAPTAVVDVGGGSTELVVGDDAGRVVGAVSLQLGCVRLTERHLAGDPPTAAELVAARAFVDERLDEADAGLALRGTDLRTARSLVAVAGTATTLAALHLDLPAYEEERIHATRVPTSALRELTERLVAMPVAERARLGPVQPGREDVIHGGALVLSRVAERYGFDEVVVSEADILDGLAASMA from the coding sequence ATGACGGCGTCCCGTGCGGCCGTGGACGTCGGGACCAACTCGGTCCGTCTGCTGGTCACCGACGGTGACGGTCACCGCGTCACCCGCGAGCTGACCATCACCCGCCTCGGTGCCGGCGTGGACCGCAACGGCCGGCTCGACGACGCTGCGCTGCAGCGGACGCTGGACACCATCCGCCGCTACCGGGACCAGTGGGTCGCCGCCGGGGTCACCGACCGGGTGCGGATCGCCGCCACCTCCGCGGTGCGCGACGCGGCCGACCGGGACCGCTTCTTCGACGGCGTGCACGACATCGCCGGCGTGGACGCCGAGGTGCTCACCGGCGACCAGGAGGCGGCGTTGACCTTCGCCGGTGCCGCGGCCGCGGTCGACGTCGTGGCACCCACCGCCGTCGTGGACGTCGGCGGGGGCTCGACGGAGCTGGTGGTCGGCGACGACGCCGGACGGGTCGTCGGCGCCGTGTCGCTGCAACTCGGCTGCGTGCGGCTGACCGAACGCCACCTGGCTGGTGACCCGCCGACCGCCGCCGAGCTCGTCGCCGCACGCGCGTTCGTCGACGAGCGGCTCGACGAGGCCGACGCCGGCCTGGCGCTGCGGGGCACCGATCTGCGCACGGCACGGTCGCTGGTGGCGGTCGCCGGTACCGCCACGACGCTGGCCGCGCTCCACCTCGACCTGCCCGCCTACGAGGAGGAGCGCATCCACGCCACGCGGGTGCCCACCTCGGCGCTGCGCGAGCTCACCGAACGCCTGGTGGCCATGCCGGTCGCCGAACGCGCGCGGCTCGGGCCGGTCCAGCCGGGCCGCGAGGACGTCATCCACGGCGGCGCCCTGGTGCTCTCGCGCGTGGCGGAGCGCTACGGCTTCGACGAGGTCGTGGTCAGCGAGGCCGACATCCTCGACGGGCTCGCCGCGTCCATGGCGTGA
- a CDS encoding pentapeptide repeat-containing protein has translation MPAPTPPLQHEDLDLCGEDLTDQDLDGAVFERCLLRHADLSSVSTVGAVFRACDFANADLSASRHDASAFVNCRFEGARLSTARFRDCKLTGSEFVAATLLGLEIDGGDWSYVNLRGADLRGRRLSGLRLPHADLGGADLRDADLTGADLTAASVHGTRLHGADLTEARLEGVALVDADVAGAVLDLAGAVRLAESLGAVVR, from the coding sequence ATGCCCGCCCCCACGCCACCGCTCCAGCACGAGGACCTGGACCTGTGCGGCGAGGACCTGACCGACCAGGACCTCGACGGCGCCGTCTTCGAACGCTGCCTGCTGCGCCACGCGGACCTGTCGAGCGTGAGCACCGTGGGAGCGGTCTTCCGGGCCTGCGACTTCGCCAACGCGGACCTCAGCGCCTCGCGGCACGACGCCAGCGCGTTCGTGAACTGCCGCTTCGAGGGCGCCCGGCTGTCGACCGCCCGCTTCCGCGACTGCAAGCTCACCGGCAGCGAGTTCGTCGCCGCCACGCTCCTGGGTCTGGAGATCGACGGAGGCGACTGGTCCTACGTGAACCTTCGTGGCGCGGACCTGCGCGGCAGGCGGCTGTCCGGCCTGCGGCTGCCCCATGCCGATCTGGGCGGCGCCGACCTGCGCGACGCGGACCTGACCGGTGCCGACCTGACGGCCGCGAGCGTCCACGGCACCCGCCTGCACGGGGCCGACCTCACCGAGGCGCGCCTCGAGGGCGTCGCGCTGGTGGACGCCGACGTGGCCGGCGCCGTCCTCGACCTCGCGGGCGCGGTGCGGCTGGCCGAGTCCCTGGGTGCGGTGGTGCGGTGA
- a CDS encoding NAD(P)H-hydrate epimerase yields the protein MDERLGPEAFWGRLRTALAQVPVEARTPPPEARVGAVLVLLEDTPAGPRVVLTRRRRDLRSHPGQISFPGGRLDPGESVEEAALREAREEIGLKGHTVEVVGVGPTFYIPPSRFWVAPVLGRWRQPHPLTENPWEVDEVLEVPLTQLLDRERWRHTPLSVGGSAWAWQLDEDVLWGATAVVMALLLDTAVDGWNDGLAPMDLGDARAVRPWEHVPAWERRARLEGGLPAMAQGELAHVTSAQVRTMRAWLTEHGLGPLTRAEQAGRALAHAVRRLRGGELDDLTVTVLAGPSENGAGGLAAARLLLAAGARVDVLVVGEPRFPEQQTLLAAAGVRVDTVAPEQLDDARSPGEVVVDAMLGVGAVPPLRDLPEVAAGWLRRHDVPVVALDLPSGLSADVGLQGPCVTADVTVALGAPTAGLLPRISHAYVGDLYLADLGIPPAAWRAAGVDRPATFPSGPLVRLTADATGSDAATPDQGTVRSVE from the coding sequence ATGGACGAGCGCTTGGGACCGGAGGCGTTCTGGGGCCGGCTGCGCACGGCGCTGGCGCAGGTGCCGGTCGAGGCGCGGACCCCGCCACCCGAGGCCCGGGTGGGGGCGGTGCTCGTGCTGCTGGAGGACACGCCCGCCGGGCCGCGCGTGGTCCTGACGCGGCGGCGGCGCGACCTGCGCTCCCATCCCGGGCAGATCTCGTTCCCGGGCGGCCGCCTCGATCCCGGCGAGAGCGTCGAGGAGGCGGCGCTGCGCGAGGCACGCGAGGAGATCGGCCTGAAGGGGCACACCGTCGAGGTGGTCGGCGTCGGACCGACCTTCTACATCCCGCCGTCGCGGTTCTGGGTCGCGCCGGTGTTGGGGCGCTGGCGCCAACCGCACCCGCTCACGGAGAACCCGTGGGAGGTCGACGAGGTCCTCGAGGTGCCGCTCACCCAACTGCTGGACCGGGAGCGCTGGCGGCACACCCCGCTCAGCGTCGGCGGGTCGGCGTGGGCGTGGCAGCTCGACGAGGACGTGCTGTGGGGCGCGACCGCCGTCGTGATGGCGCTGCTGCTGGACACGGCCGTGGACGGCTGGAACGACGGCCTGGCGCCGATGGATCTGGGCGACGCGCGGGCCGTGCGCCCGTGGGAGCACGTCCCGGCGTGGGAGCGGCGCGCGCGCCTGGAAGGTGGCCTGCCGGCGATGGCACAGGGCGAGCTGGCCCACGTGACCTCGGCCCAGGTCCGGACGATGCGGGCCTGGCTGACCGAGCACGGGCTGGGGCCGCTCACGCGTGCCGAACAGGCCGGCCGCGCCCTGGCGCACGCCGTGCGCCGCCTGCGTGGCGGGGAGCTGGACGACCTGACCGTGACCGTGCTGGCCGGCCCCAGCGAGAACGGCGCCGGGGGGTTGGCTGCGGCGCGGCTGCTGCTGGCCGCCGGGGCGCGGGTGGACGTGCTGGTGGTCGGCGAGCCGCGCTTCCCGGAACAGCAGACCCTGCTGGCTGCCGCCGGGGTGCGTGTCGACACGGTCGCGCCCGAGCAGCTGGACGACGCCCGCTCGCCGGGCGAGGTGGTCGTCGACGCGATGCTCGGCGTGGGGGCGGTGCCGCCGCTGCGGGACCTGCCCGAGGTCGCGGCCGGCTGGCTGCGCCGGCACGACGTGCCGGTCGTGGCCCTCGACCTGCCGTCGGGGCTGTCGGCCGACGTCGGCCTGCAGGGCCCGTGCGTGACCGCGGACGTCACCGTCGCGCTGGGCGCGCCGACGGCGGGGCTGCTGCCGCGGATCTCGCACGCCTACGTCGGCGACCTGTACCTCGCCGACCTCGGCATCCCGCCGGCGGCCTGGCGGGCCGCCGGCGTCGACCGGCCGGCGACCTTCCCCAGCGGTCCGCTGGTGCGCCTGACCGCCGACGCGACCGGCTCCGACGCCGCCACCCCCGACCAGGGCACGGTGAGGTCGGTGGAGTGA
- a CDS encoding S1 RNA-binding domain-containing protein — protein sequence MRRRAPQELVQLQGQIVKGKVVRLEEYGAFVEVPTEDGGVVTGLVHVSEVDADFVENIYAYLAEGDEVDVKVLDVKDDGKVDLSIKRADPDWQDEESVNLRSKLDKDFNKRLRRFMHKSQMIQGEARRQRRGRVGS from the coding sequence ATGCGCCGACGCGCCCCACAGGAGTTGGTCCAACTGCAGGGACAGATCGTCAAGGGCAAGGTCGTCCGGCTCGAGGAGTACGGCGCGTTCGTCGAGGTTCCGACCGAGGACGGCGGCGTCGTCACCGGGCTGGTCCACGTTTCCGAGGTCGACGCCGACTTCGTCGAGAACATCTACGCCTACCTCGCCGAAGGCGACGAGGTGGACGTCAAGGTCCTCGACGTCAAGGACGACGGCAAGGTCGACCTCTCCATCAAGCGCGCCGACCCGGATTGGCAGGACGAGGAGTCCGTCAACCTGCGGTCGAAGCTCGACAAGGACTTCAACAAGCGTCTGCGGCGCTTCATGCACAAGTCGCAGATGATCCAGGGTGAGGCCCGCCGGCAGCGTCGCGGACGCGTCGGCTCGTGA